The proteins below are encoded in one region of Thermodesulfovibrio thiophilus DSM 17215:
- the selB gene encoding selenocysteine-specific translation elongation factor — translation MKKVILGTAGHIDHGKSSVVKALTGDDPDRLKEEKERGITIDLGFASIAYPDLVVGIVDVPGHERLIKNMLAGVGGIDMVMLVVAADEGVMPQTKEHLAICDLLKIKSGLIALNKADLVDEETLELAKEDITDSVKGTFLENAEIIPVSARTGYNINVLKEKIRELALKVEEKSTGGIFRMPVDRVFTLKGFGTVVTGTVLSGKISVDSSVEILPTRISSRIRGLQSHGQQLKEVVAGQRVGINLQGVSKEDLRRGDIVTIPGKLKPTYMIEAKIKLLKDVKPLRNSSPIHFYLTTSETTGKIKLFGKTEILPDEDAFAHIKLNEPVVAMAGDRFVIRRFSPLETLGGGIILDPDPPKKNRELDHAHLDILYSGELSDRIEIKIKRKGFKGISISELEGWINTDIKFIKTAVQQLIEKKKIIKAENHLFHMDIFNDFRISLSNLLKQFHENNPLKEGLPKEELKARLSLGRSPELLMLLNHVEEISVEGNLVKLKTATKEKVDEKLENKIIKDLKNNEFQPPLKDELARNLSIAESKLSDILKLIAKSGKIIRINDSLYLTAESYTKMIELLKEFFTKKDVMAVSEFRTLLNTTRKYAIAYLEHLDSQKITLRVGEFRKLVKRG, via the coding sequence ATGAAAAAAGTCATTCTGGGCACAGCAGGTCATATTGACCATGGTAAAAGTTCTGTTGTAAAAGCTCTTACAGGAGATGATCCAGACAGATTGAAAGAAGAAAAGGAAAGGGGAATCACAATTGACCTTGGCTTTGCCAGTATCGCTTATCCTGATTTAGTTGTTGGAATTGTTGATGTTCCAGGACATGAAAGACTTATTAAAAACATGCTTGCAGGAGTTGGTGGAATTGATATGGTCATGCTTGTTGTTGCAGCTGATGAAGGAGTTATGCCTCAGACAAAGGAACATCTTGCAATATGTGATTTGCTGAAGATAAAGTCCGGATTGATTGCTTTAAACAAAGCTGACCTTGTTGATGAAGAAACATTAGAACTTGCAAAAGAAGATATAACAGATTCAGTTAAAGGAACATTCCTGGAAAATGCTGAAATAATCCCTGTTTCAGCCAGAACAGGCTACAATATAAACGTTCTTAAAGAAAAAATTAGAGAACTTGCTTTAAAAGTTGAAGAAAAATCAACAGGTGGTATATTCAGAATGCCTGTTGACAGAGTTTTTACTCTTAAAGGATTCGGAACAGTTGTGACAGGAACAGTCCTTTCTGGAAAAATTTCAGTTGACTCATCTGTTGAAATTCTTCCAACACGTATTAGCTCAAGGATAAGAGGGCTGCAGAGTCATGGACAACAACTCAAAGAAGTTGTTGCAGGACAAAGGGTTGGGATAAATCTTCAAGGAGTTTCGAAAGAAGATTTAAGACGAGGAGATATTGTTACAATTCCAGGCAAACTCAAACCAACATATATGATAGAAGCAAAAATAAAACTATTAAAAGATGTTAAACCCTTAAGAAATAGTTCGCCTATTCATTTCTACCTTACAACATCTGAAACTACAGGGAAAATAAAACTTTTTGGCAAAACTGAAATTCTTCCTGATGAAGATGCTTTTGCTCATATTAAATTGAATGAACCTGTAGTTGCAATGGCAGGAGACAGATTTGTTATCAGAAGATTTTCTCCACTTGAAACTCTTGGTGGAGGCATTATTCTTGATCCTGATCCGCCTAAAAAAAATAGGGAATTAGACCACGCACATCTTGATATTCTCTACAGTGGAGAACTATCAGACAGAATAGAGATTAAAATTAAAAGAAAAGGATTTAAAGGCATATCAATCTCTGAACTTGAAGGCTGGATAAATACTGACATAAAGTTTATAAAGACTGCTGTCCAACAGCTTATAGAAAAGAAAAAAATTATAAAAGCTGAAAATCATCTTTTTCATATGGATATTTTTAATGATTTCAGAATCTCTCTTTCTAACCTGCTCAAACAATTTCATGAAAATAATCCACTTAAGGAAGGTTTGCCTAAAGAAGAGCTAAAAGCCAGACTTTCTCTGGGAAGGTCTCCTGAACTTTTAATGCTGTTAAATCATGTTGAAGAGATTTCAGTTGAAGGTAACCTTGTAAAGTTAAAAACAGCAACAAAAGAAAAAGTTGATGAAAAATTAGAAAATAAAATAATTAAAGACCTTAAAAACAATGAATTTCAACCACCTCTGAAGGATGAACTTGCTCGTAATCTCTCAATTGCTGAATCAAAACTAAGTGATATATTAAAATTAATTGCTAAATCAGGTAAAATAATTCGAATAAATGACTCACTATATCTTACCGCTGAAAGTTATACAAAAATGATAGAACTTCTTAAAGAATTTTTTACCAAAAAAGATGTGATGGCAGTTTCTGAGTTTAGAACACTGCTTAATACAACAAGAAAGTATGCAATTGCATATCTTGAACATCTTGATTCACAGAAAATAACTCTTCGTGTTGGAGAGTTCAGGAAACTGGTAAAAAGAGGATAA
- the nrfD gene encoding NrfD/PsrC family molybdoenzyme membrane anchor subunit, whose protein sequence is MSNWFNEKILLGMNCREYISKHATLLNFMALIILCFSFYAMAYRLIYGLGPATNLSDTYPWGFWISFDILAGIALAAPGLTVGTVVYLFGAKDYKHFARPAILSSLLGYIFAVFALMFDLGRYYRVFYVIGWSWGLNSILFLIAWHFFLYIIICLIEWFPAFFEWLGIEKAKNFFSKLGIWATVFGVIIAGGHQSALGGLFLVAPTKIHPLWYSALLPLFFLVSALFAGISMVIIESTISHKVFRDQLKTFDRADFDNKTLGLAKALVIILFVYLILKVLDLTHYNNWHYLKSEYGYWYLLEVVGFVLAPALVLINSVKNKKVKLVRFTTFWVVTGVILNRFNVSLIAYNWYIPLQEKYYPTWMEIALSLGVVTLIVLFYRFIVRRMSILS, encoded by the coding sequence ATGAGTAACTGGTTTAATGAAAAAATCCTTCTTGGTATGAATTGTAGAGAATATATTTCAAAGCATGCCACTTTATTGAATTTTATGGCTTTGATTATCCTGTGTTTTTCCTTTTATGCAATGGCTTACAGGTTAATTTACGGACTTGGACCAGCAACAAATCTCTCAGATACCTATCCGTGGGGGTTCTGGATAAGCTTTGATATACTGGCGGGTATAGCTCTTGCAGCACCAGGACTCACAGTAGGAACAGTGGTCTATCTATTTGGGGCAAAGGATTATAAACACTTTGCCCGTCCTGCTATTCTTTCAAGTCTTCTTGGATATATATTTGCTGTTTTTGCGCTTATGTTTGACCTTGGTAGGTATTATAGAGTTTTTTATGTTATTGGATGGTCATGGGGATTAAACTCTATACTATTTTTAATTGCTTGGCATTTCTTTTTATATATCATTATCTGTCTTATTGAATGGTTTCCGGCATTTTTTGAATGGCTTGGGATTGAAAAGGCAAAAAATTTCTTTTCAAAACTTGGTATCTGGGCAACTGTTTTTGGTGTAATAATCGCAGGTGGACATCAGTCAGCTCTCGGAGGATTATTCCTTGTAGCTCCAACAAAAATTCATCCTCTCTGGTATTCAGCTTTGTTACCGCTTTTTTTTCTCGTCTCAGCGCTTTTTGCCGGAATTTCAATGGTAATAATTGAAAGTACAATCTCTCATAAAGTTTTCAGGGATCAATTGAAGACTTTTGATCGGGCAGATTTTGATAATAAAACATTGGGACTTGCAAAAGCTCTGGTTATTATACTTTTTGTTTATCTGATTTTAAAAGTTCTTGATCTTACACATTATAATAACTGGCATTATTTGAAAAGTGAGTATGGATACTGGTATCTATTGGAAGTTGTTGGCTTTGTTTTAGCTCCGGCTTTGGTTTTAATAAATTCAGTAAAAAATAAAAAGGTAAAACTTGTTCGGTTTACGACATTCTGGGTTGTTACTGGAGTAATTCTTAATCGTTTCAATGTAAGTCTTATTGCTTACAACTGGTATATTCCATTGCAAGAGAAATACTATCCAACATGGATGGAAATTGCTTTGTCTCTTGGTGTTGTAACATTGATAGTATTGTTTTACAGATTTATTGTAAGAAGAATGTCTATTCTCTCTTAG
- a CDS encoding DNA internalization-related competence protein ComEC/Rec2 — MPVILSLLFGIVLGQIFIYFPLTVTLVSLVIFLSFLKRNKFLAILIVLSLVSGISYSNHINSNKQQKFRDITAIGYIKNANQNIYNFRIVESNKTELKNTNLKVYSRETLQEGKSYLIECVYGKTYKNPYQSENPICYVKNTQLLSKSYKTRFDELRGRINTKIEETISENLSGSLIAMTTGERVSIPDEIKDDFRKTGLIHILSISGAHFSLLFTIFFIVFKFIFKRLPYTLLVRLTIYIKPSQLSILFCFPVILGYYLIVEPNYPSTRSFIMATLFMTGVLSERKSIWIFTVSFACLIILIFQPDAIKDVSFQLSFLATAGIGFISDIYKHFKDKIHNKVLAYILLSFLVSVSATLITAPVIIYKFHYLSLIGSVANLTAGLLIGMVLFPLHICFVAFFLITGTYPLPELIDFIGTVSFKLMHVLASFNYSSILIPPVSQGVVVIFYLSIFIVLLSYYCFKGKLMKLCYGLSILLFLSSILIPIATFIKEKENLKMTFLDVGQAESTVLETPSGVFLVDTGKTGWEITQFLRAKGINEINALIITHEQKDHAGGFERVIKNFKLNEIWDNGYIEYNKQILPDKIVIRHLARGDILQIDNCSFTVLHPYSEFWKSSLSRYSNELSLIFKFKCFNKNYLFTSDAGKQSIKTLPVQYLKTDIVKIPHHGSKYSLLREFYDNAKPEFCIISTGKDNPYGHPHSVVITALEKHCNIFRTDNDGAIQIKEKKDGTLTIQTMKSLEFKPYRDWENLKKLFILW, encoded by the coding sequence ATGCCTGTTATTTTAAGTCTACTGTTTGGAATAGTTCTTGGACAGATTTTCATCTATTTCCCTTTAACAGTAACATTAGTTTCATTGGTCATTTTTCTATCTTTCCTGAAACGAAATAAATTTTTAGCAATTCTGATAGTTTTATCCTTAGTTTCAGGAATTAGTTACAGCAACCATATCAATTCAAATAAACAACAGAAGTTCAGAGATATAACTGCAATAGGATATATAAAAAATGCAAACCAAAACATCTATAATTTTCGGATTGTTGAATCTAATAAAACAGAGTTAAAAAATACAAACCTGAAAGTTTATTCCAGAGAAACTCTTCAGGAAGGAAAAAGCTATTTGATTGAGTGTGTCTATGGTAAAACATATAAAAATCCATATCAATCTGAAAATCCAATATGTTATGTTAAAAACACACAATTACTAAGCAAGTCCTATAAAACACGCTTTGATGAACTTAGAGGCAGAATAAACACAAAAATAGAAGAAACAATCAGCGAAAATCTATCCGGAAGTCTTATTGCCATGACAACCGGTGAAAGGGTATCAATTCCTGATGAGATTAAAGACGATTTTCGAAAAACAGGACTGATTCATATTTTAAGTATTTCAGGAGCACACTTCAGTCTTTTATTTACAATATTTTTTATTGTATTCAAATTTATTTTCAAACGACTTCCTTATACATTGCTTGTAAGACTTACAATTTATATTAAACCTTCTCAATTGAGCATTCTTTTTTGTTTTCCTGTAATTTTGGGTTATTATCTGATTGTTGAACCCAACTATCCATCAACAAGATCATTTATTATGGCAACTCTTTTTATGACAGGTGTTCTTTCAGAAAGAAAATCTATATGGATTTTTACAGTAAGTTTTGCATGTCTTATAATTTTGATTTTCCAGCCAGATGCAATAAAGGATGTTTCTTTTCAGCTAAGCTTCCTTGCAACAGCTGGCATTGGTTTTATTTCTGATATCTACAAGCATTTCAAAGACAAAATACATAATAAAGTTTTAGCATATATTTTATTAAGTTTTCTTGTAAGCGTTTCCGCAACATTGATAACAGCACCTGTTATAATTTATAAGTTTCATTATCTCTCCCTGATAGGATCTGTAGCAAACCTTACAGCAGGATTATTGATAGGAATGGTTCTTTTCCCTTTGCATATCTGCTTTGTAGCATTTTTTTTAATTACAGGTACCTATCCTTTACCTGAATTAATCGATTTTATCGGCACTGTATCATTCAAACTGATGCATGTTCTTGCATCTTTCAACTATTCTTCAATATTAATCCCTCCAGTTTCTCAGGGAGTAGTGGTTATATTTTATCTCTCAATATTTATTGTTTTATTGAGTTACTACTGCTTCAAAGGAAAATTAATGAAACTTTGCTATGGACTGTCAATTCTTTTGTTTCTCAGCTCAATTCTGATACCAATAGCAACGTTTATAAAAGAAAAGGAAAATTTAAAAATGACATTTCTTGATGTTGGACAAGCAGAGTCAACTGTTTTGGAAACACCATCAGGAGTTTTTTTAGTAGATACAGGGAAAACAGGATGGGAAATAACTCAGTTTCTTAGAGCAAAGGGAATTAATGAGATTAATGCTTTAATTATTACACATGAGCAAAAAGACCATGCAGGTGGATTTGAAAGAGTTATTAAAAATTTCAAACTGAATGAAATCTGGGACAATGGATATATAGAGTATAATAAACAAATTCTTCCAGATAAAATAGTAATCAGACATCTTGCAAGAGGTGATATCTTGCAGATTGATAACTGCAGTTTCACAGTGCTTCATCCATACAGCGAGTTCTGGAAATCTTCTTTGTCAAGATATAGTAATGAACTAAGCCTTATATTCAAGTTTAAATGCTTTAACAAAAACTATCTCTTTACATCAGATGCAGGGAAGCAATCCATTAAGACTTTGCCAGTTCAGTATCTAAAAACAGATATTGTTAAAATTCCCCATCACGGAAGTAAATATTCACTTTTAAGAGAATTTTACGATAATGCAAAGCCTGAGTTCTGTATAATTTCTACAGGCAAAGATAATCCCTACGGACATCCTCACAGCGTTGTAATTACAGCGTTAGAAAAACATTGCAACATATTCAGAACTGACAACGATGGAGCAATCCAGATAAAAGAAAAGAAAGATGGGACCCTTACGATTCAAACAATGAAAAGCCTTGAATTCAAACCTTACAGAGACTGGGAAAATTTAAAAAAACTGTTTATTTTATGGTAG
- the ispD gene encoding 2-C-methyl-D-erythritol 4-phosphate cytidylyltransferase, translating into MKIFQYKKKNDMKCIAVIVSAGIGKRFGSSDKVFAEIFDKPLLIWAVQAFEDINLIDEIWIVTRKELFQRARENLEKFNIKKVKKIIEGGGQRQDSVYNALKELYENTDIVLIHDAARPMVSKTLIKKILNAMNSEIDGVIPVVPLNDTIKWIKKENIVGGTLNRDILRAVQTPQAFWFKKLLQAYKKAYEEDFYGTDDASLIERYGGKVLTIDGEEKNIKITTKQDLQKLSVLAGMNNFSNHESYREQKNNISLKSIRIGMGYDSHRFMEGRKLIIGGVEIPYSHGLYGHSDADVLIHAIIDAILGSAGVGDIGTHFPDTDPLYKDISSMELLKKTLNLVKNYGVDPVWIDCTIFAEKPKMLTYIPDMNKNLQKLGLNVNIKAKTNEGMGFIGRCEGISAQAVCLSIKFNL; encoded by the coding sequence GTGAAGATTTTTCAATACAAAAAGAAGAATGATATGAAATGCATTGCTGTAATAGTTTCTGCAGGCATTGGTAAGAGATTCGGTTCATCAGACAAAGTATTCGCTGAAATTTTCGATAAACCTCTTCTGATATGGGCAGTTCAGGCATTTGAAGATATTAATTTGATTGATGAAATATGGATTGTAACCAGAAAAGAGCTTTTTCAAAGAGCAAGAGAGAATCTTGAGAAGTTTAATATTAAAAAAGTTAAAAAAATCATTGAAGGAGGAGGTCAAAGACAAGATTCAGTTTACAATGCTCTTAAGGAATTATATGAAAATACAGATATTGTTTTAATTCATGATGCAGCAAGACCAATGGTAAGTAAAACATTAATAAAAAAAATTCTTAATGCAATGAATTCTGAGATTGATGGAGTTATCCCTGTAGTTCCTTTAAACGATACAATCAAATGGATAAAAAAGGAAAATATAGTTGGTGGAACCCTTAATAGAGACATCCTTAGAGCAGTCCAAACACCACAGGCATTCTGGTTTAAAAAACTACTGCAGGCATATAAAAAAGCATATGAAGAAGATTTTTACGGCACTGATGATGCTTCACTTATAGAAAGATACGGAGGCAAGGTCTTAACAATAGATGGAGAAGAGAAAAATATCAAGATAACTACAAAACAAGATTTGCAAAAACTTTCAGTTCTTGCAGGGATGAATAATTTTTCTAACCATGAGTCATATAGAGAGCAAAAAAATAACATCAGTTTAAAATCAATAAGAATTGGTATGGGATATGATAGTCACAGATTTATGGAAGGCAGAAAACTAATCATTGGAGGAGTTGAGATTCCATACAGTCATGGCCTTTATGGACATTCAGATGCTGATGTCCTTATTCATGCAATAATTGATGCAATACTTGGATCAGCAGGAGTTGGAGATATAGGAACACATTTCCCAGATACAGATCCATTATATAAAGATATTTCAAGCATGGAGTTACTGAAGAAAACACTCAATCTTGTAAAAAATTACGGAGTAGATCCAGTATGGATTGACTGTACAATTTTTGCAGAAAAACCAAAGATGTTAACTTATATTCCAGATATGAATAAAAACTTACAGAAACTTGGATTAAATGTAAATATTAAAGCAAAAACCAACGAAGGCATGGGATTTATAGGAAGATGTGAAGGAATATCTGCTCAGGCAGTATGTCTTAGCATCAAGTTTAACCTCTGA
- a CDS encoding DegQ family serine endoprotease, with protein sequence MTKRKLSLIILTFLIGCLAGITIFYLITTPRQSIPIYKDIIEPVKSFSEIVKAVSPSVVNISTTRTVQSPPTLEDLFEFLPPYGNSQGKKWKEMSMGSGVIVSNDGYVLTNYHVVEQADDIRVTLYNRRTFKASIIGADSKTDLAVIKIDVKDLPVAPWGDSDQLQVGDFVLAIGNPYGLTHTVTMGIISAVGRADVGIADYEDFIQTDAAINPGNSGGPLVNIKGEIIGINTAIFSRTGGYQGIGFAVPSNMARIIKDSLIKEGKVVRGWIGIMVQDLTAELAERFNLKEPYGVIITDVTKQSPAYSGGLKRGDIILEYDGKQVTESAILKNLVAQSKVGSVVNLKIFRDGQVYTISVTIAQLPSEQFQEIKTLKKTADKTENPLKGLSVIDFEPSMAKQIGADPDDRGVVVYKIEPGSPAENTGLKKGDLIMEIERQKIQSASDFQKAIQKISRSDILVLINRGGKKFYMILSS encoded by the coding sequence ATGACTAAAAGAAAACTCAGTCTCATTATTTTAACTTTCCTTATTGGATGTCTGGCCGGAATAACTATTTTTTACCTTATAACAACTCCCAGACAGTCAATTCCTATCTATAAAGATATTATTGAACCAGTAAAAAGCTTTTCTGAAATTGTCAAAGCTGTTTCTCCCTCTGTTGTAAATATATCAACAACAAGGACAGTGCAATCTCCACCCACTCTTGAAGACCTCTTTGAATTTCTCCCTCCATACGGCAATTCCCAGGGTAAAAAATGGAAAGAGATGAGTATGGGTTCAGGGGTAATCGTTTCAAATGATGGATACGTATTGACCAATTATCATGTAGTTGAACAGGCAGATGATATAAGAGTGACCCTTTATAACAGAAGAACATTTAAAGCTTCAATAATAGGCGCTGACTCCAAAACAGACCTTGCTGTCATTAAAATAGACGTAAAGGATTTACCAGTTGCTCCATGGGGTGACTCTGACCAGCTTCAGGTTGGAGATTTTGTTCTGGCAATCGGGAATCCCTATGGGCTTACTCATACAGTTACTATGGGAATTATAAGCGCTGTTGGACGAGCAGATGTTGGCATAGCTGATTATGAAGATTTTATTCAGACAGATGCGGCAATAAATCCGGGTAATTCAGGAGGACCACTTGTAAACATAAAAGGTGAAATCATAGGAATAAATACTGCCATTTTCTCAAGAACAGGAGGATATCAGGGAATAGGTTTTGCTGTTCCCAGTAATATGGCGCGTATTATCAAAGATAGTCTGATAAAGGAAGGAAAGGTTGTAAGAGGATGGATAGGGATCATGGTTCAGGATTTAACAGCTGAGCTGGCTGAAAGATTTAACTTAAAAGAGCCATATGGAGTTATCATTACCGATGTAACCAAACAATCACCTGCTTACAGCGGTGGACTTAAAAGAGGCGATATCATTCTTGAATATGACGGGAAACAGGTAACAGAGAGTGCTATTTTAAAAAATCTCGTAGCACAGAGTAAAGTTGGTTCAGTTGTGAATCTGAAAATTTTTAGAGATGGGCAGGTTTATACAATTTCAGTTACTATTGCTCAACTTCCTTCAGAACAGTTTCAAGAGATAAAAACATTAAAGAAAACAGCAGATAAAACTGAAAATCCCCTCAAGGGACTATCAGTAATTGATTTTGAACCATCTATGGCAAAACAGATTGGTGCTGACCCGGATGACAGAGGCGTTGTTGTGTATAAAATTGAGCCCGGTTCGCCTGCTGAGAACACAGGTTTAAAAAAAGGAGATTTAATAATGGAGATTGAAAGACAGAAAATACAATCAGCATCTGATTTTCAAAAAGCCATACAGAAAATTTCAAGGTCAGATATACTTGTTCTCATAAACAGAGGTGGTAAGAAATTTTATATGATTCTGTCATCATGA
- a CDS encoding PIN/TRAM domain-containing protein: MNLLILIFAITLFTVTFIQLQIEDFALQHSLKGIIVFAGTIFLTLFAYLKLKRMNISQIIFGIAGLFSGIFTGILLSLPLLIFSLNLKPVAFIFITGFGYAGAVFGLKKAETIKIIEILNFMKKEAIWEEPKILDTNVLIDGRIADLIELGFIKGTILIPGFVLREIQYIADSPDPLRRAKGRRALDILQKIQRTEKVKLEIIEKDIPEIKEVDIKLLELTRTLRGTLITNDLNLIKIAQLRDVPVLNLNELAQAMRPPVLPGEVLKLFVVKEGKEPDQGVAYLDDGTMVVVEEGRQYIGRTIDIVIHSVLQTSTGRMIFGRPKSEDFSIQKEE; the protein is encoded by the coding sequence ATGAATCTGTTAATTTTAATTTTTGCTATAACATTATTTACTGTCACTTTTATCCAATTACAGATTGAAGATTTTGCACTACAACATTCTCTTAAAGGAATTATAGTTTTCGCAGGCACCATTTTTCTAACTCTTTTTGCTTATTTAAAATTAAAGAGAATGAACATTTCTCAGATTATATTTGGAATTGCAGGGCTTTTTTCAGGAATCTTTACAGGTATACTGTTAAGTTTACCTTTATTGATATTTTCTTTAAATCTTAAGCCTGTTGCATTTATTTTCATAACTGGTTTTGGATATGCAGGAGCTGTATTTGGTTTAAAAAAAGCTGAAACCATCAAAATTATAGAGATATTGAACTTCATGAAAAAAGAAGCTATATGGGAAGAACCAAAAATCCTTGATACCAATGTTCTTATAGATGGCAGAATTGCTGATCTTATTGAACTTGGATTTATAAAAGGTACTATTTTAATTCCTGGATTCGTTCTGAGAGAGATTCAATATATTGCCGATTCTCCAGACCCATTAAGAAGAGCAAAAGGGAGAAGGGCACTGGATATATTGCAGAAAATTCAGAGAACAGAAAAAGTAAAACTTGAAATTATTGAAAAGGATATTCCTGAGATAAAAGAAGTTGACATAAAACTTCTGGAACTAACAAGAACCCTAAGAGGAACACTTATTACAAATGATTTAAATCTTATAAAAATTGCTCAACTAAGAGATGTGCCTGTTTTAAATCTCAATGAACTCGCTCAGGCAATGAGACCTCCTGTACTTCCAGGAGAAGTTTTAAAACTTTTTGTAGTAAAAGAAGGGAAAGAACCTGATCAGGGCGTTGCCTACCTGGATGACGGAACAATGGTTGTTGTTGAAGAAGGAAGACAGTATATTGGCAGAACAATCGACATTGTGATTCATAGTGTGCTTCAAACATCAACTGGAAGAATGATTTTTGGAAGACCAAAAAGTGAAGATTTTTCAATACAAAAAGAAGAATGA
- the hisH gene encoding imidazole glycerol phosphate synthase subunit HisH, translating into MIALIDYGMGNIKSVSKALETTGTDVKITQSPEDIRNAKAIVLPGVGAFRDCMKNLSKLELISVIKEQILKGKPYLGICLGMQILFTESEEFGLCKGLDIFKGKVVRFQLSQGYKIPHMGWNTVKFHKKSRLLEEIKDNSYFYFVHSYYVSPEDSKVVAGVTDYGVEFTSMIIHENIFATQFHPEKSQKTGLTLLRNFIKIIQ; encoded by the coding sequence ATGATAGCTCTTATTGACTATGGCATGGGAAATATAAAAAGTGTTTCAAAAGCTCTTGAAACAACAGGAACAGATGTAAAAATCACTCAATCTCCTGAAGATATCAGGAATGCGAAAGCCATTGTTCTTCCAGGAGTGGGAGCTTTTAGAGATTGCATGAAAAATCTCTCAAAGCTTGAACTTATTTCAGTTATTAAAGAACAAATACTGAAAGGTAAGCCCTATCTTGGCATATGTCTTGGAATGCAAATACTCTTTACAGAGTCTGAAGAATTCGGACTCTGTAAAGGTCTTGATATATTTAAAGGCAAGGTTGTCAGATTCCAACTTTCTCAGGGATATAAAATTCCGCACATGGGATGGAATACTGTTAAATTTCATAAAAAAAGCAGATTATTAGAAGAAATTAAAGATAATTCTTACTTTTACTTTGTCCATTCCTACTATGTGTCCCCAGAGGATTCAAAAGTTGTTGCAGGTGTAACTGATTATGGTGTAGAGTTTACATCTATGATAATTCACGAAAACATTTTTGCAACACAGTTTCATCCTGAAAAATCCCAGAAAACAGGCCTTACTCTTTTAAGAAATTTCATCAAGATTATCCAATGA